A window of the Streptomyces sp. NBC_01351 genome harbors these coding sequences:
- a CDS encoding peptidoglycan-binding domain-containing protein — protein sequence MSHDPDESGAVPDDRLYARPYTTPAAGGPSRPSTPAWPHTGPVSHPYAYTYSYQDGDAEPDGEPAFVPPRAAVPGRAAAGAAGAGHRRERRGADPLTLAVLTLVGLAATGGLVLLLTGSEDPEPPRAKAPSGLSVPGLPGRGTGGEESTSPTARPSATATPQPSGSPTSQAPKPTPSASASTGKASVPAATLRMGDKGPQVRALQELLLGQGFTYVSVSGVYDGQTKRGVTQLQRDRDIKGDPPGIYGPATQAALG from the coding sequence ATGTCCCACGATCCCGATGAGAGCGGCGCCGTCCCCGACGACCGCCTGTACGCTCGCCCGTACACGACCCCTGCCGCGGGCGGGCCCTCCCGTCCGTCGACGCCCGCCTGGCCGCACACGGGGCCCGTCTCTCACCCGTACGCGTACACGTACTCGTACCAGGACGGGGACGCGGAACCGGACGGGGAGCCGGCCTTCGTGCCACCCCGCGCGGCCGTTCCCGGCCGGGCTGCCGCCGGGGCAGCGGGCGCCGGGCACCGCCGGGAGCGGCGTGGCGCCGACCCGCTCACGCTCGCCGTCCTCACCCTGGTCGGGCTCGCCGCAACCGGGGGTCTGGTGCTCCTGCTGACCGGCTCCGAGGACCCGGAGCCGCCCCGGGCCAAGGCGCCGTCGGGGCTGTCCGTACCGGGGCTACCGGGGCGCGGCACCGGCGGGGAGGAATCGACCAGCCCGACGGCACGGCCCTCCGCGACCGCCACGCCGCAGCCCTCCGGCTCGCCCACCAGCCAGGCCCCGAAGCCGACGCCGTCCGCGAGCGCGTCGACCGGGAAGGCGTCGGTACCCGCCGCGACCCTGCGCATGGGGGACAAGGGGCCACAGGTGCGCGCCCTGCAGGAGCTGCTGCTCGGGCAGGGGTTCACGTACGTCTCCGTCAGCGGCGTCTACGACGGCCAGACCAAGCGCGGCGTCACCCAGCTGCAGCGCGACCGGGACATCAAGGGCGACCCGCCGGGCATCTACGGCCCGGCCACGCAGGCGGCGCTCGGCTAG
- a CDS encoding alpha/beta fold hydrolase, whose translation MSPTKPSIVFAHGLWADGSCYGKLIPTLQREGHEVVSAQNGLDSLEGDVDAVHRALARVSSPAILVGHSWGGYVITAAGTDDRVAGLVYIAALGPDAGETPQELIGKFDAPPLFSHLDTEDGRIWIARDGISDFCGDLPEEEQQLVWATQGSARGEVLGSTIDTPAWRSKPSWFLVTAQDRAVNPELQRFAAQRMGATVTEVDSSHVPMLSRPEVVLDVIRTAAGSV comes from the coding sequence ATGTCGCCGACCAAGCCAAGCATCGTCTTCGCCCACGGCCTGTGGGCCGACGGCTCCTGCTACGGCAAGCTGATCCCCACCCTGCAGCGCGAGGGCCACGAGGTGGTGTCGGCGCAGAACGGTCTGGATTCCCTGGAAGGGGACGTGGACGCCGTCCACCGTGCCCTCGCACGGGTCAGCAGCCCGGCCATCCTGGTCGGCCACTCGTGGGGCGGGTACGTCATCACCGCCGCCGGCACGGACGACCGCGTCGCCGGGCTCGTCTACATCGCCGCCCTGGGCCCGGATGCCGGTGAGACCCCGCAGGAGCTGATCGGCAAGTTCGACGCGCCTCCGCTCTTCTCCCACCTCGACACCGAGGACGGACGCATCTGGATCGCCCGCGACGGCATCTCCGACTTCTGCGGGGACCTGCCGGAGGAGGAGCAGCAGCTGGTGTGGGCGACCCAGGGATCGGCACGCGGGGAGGTGCTGGGGTCCACGATCGACACTCCGGCCTGGCGGTCCAAGCCCAGCTGGTTCCTGGTCACCGCCCAGGACCGCGCCGTCAACCCCGAGCTGCAGCGGTTCGCGGCCCAGCGGATGGGAGCCACCGTCACCGAGGTCGACTCCTCCCACGTCCCCATGCTGTCCCGGCCCGAGGTCGTCCTCGACGTCATCCGGACGGCCGCGGGATCCGTGTAG